The Thermus islandicus DSM 21543 DNA segment TTCCGGGAAGAGCTCGGCAGCTGGCGGCCCGCCTCCCACGGCACCACCTTCGGCGGGCAAGCGGTGGCGGCGGCAGCGGCCCACGCCACCCTGGACCTTCTGGAGGAAGGGCTCATGGAAAACGCCGCCCGGGTGGGCGGCTACCTCCTCGAGGAGCTCAAGGCCATGCAAACCCGCTTCCCCTTCCTCGGGGACGTGCGGGGCAGGGGGCTCATGATCGGGCTGGACTTCGGGACCCCAAGAGAGGAGCGTCCGGACCTAAGGGACAAGGCCCAAAGGCTGGCCTTTGAGAAGGGCCTCCTGACCCTGGCTGCGGGGCCCTCCGCCCTGCGCTTGGCCCCGCCCCTCCTCCTCTCCCGGGAGGAGGCGGCCATGGGGCTGGAGATCCTGGAGGAAGTCTTCCGGAGCCTGTAACCTTGCCCCCTCCCGGGGGCGGCCGGGGCCCCCACGCTGGCCCAAGCCAGCGTGGGGTGGGATTACCTGGGCTCCCCCGGCCAGTCCCCCACCACGCCAGGAGCGGCCCATTCCAGGGTGAGGAGTTCCTGCAGCGTGGCCTTCCTGCCCGCGGGGATGCGTACCACGCCCTTGCGGTCCCGGATAGGGCCGGTGAAGGGATCAAAGCTGGGGTTCGGGCCGGACATGTCCTTCAGGAGGGCCAGGATCCGGTCGTAGACCGCCACCTGCCTGCCGCCCACGCTCATCCGGGCTTTCTGCAAGAGGGGCACGTGCTTGGGGTTGATGGGGACCCCGTAGTCCGCCCCCATCTCCACCGCCCCCTGTTTTAGGAGCCAGAAGTAGTCCACGTTCTCCAGGTTCTTGGCGGTGTAAACCCCTTCCTTCACCTTCTTCAGGAAGTCCGTGTAGATGACCTCCCAGTGGACGATCTGCCCGGAGACCACGTGGTCGGGGGCAAACTTAAGCATGGGGGTGTAGTGGCCAAAGGCATAGGCCCCCTTCCTGGCCGCGGTCTGGATCACTGTGGGGCTGTCCTCGGTGAAGGCGAAGACGTCCGCCCCTTGGGCGAGGAGGGCCTCCGTGGCCTCCCGGGCCTTGGCCGGGTCGTACCAGGCGTTGATCCAGCGCACCAGAACCTGGGCCTTAGGGTTCACCGCCCGCACCCCCAGGGCAAAGGCGTTGATGTGCCGCTTCACCTCGGGGATCGGGTAGGCGGCCACGTACCCCACCTTGCCCGTCCGGGAAAGCGCCCCAGCGGCGAGGCCGTTCAGGTAGTAGACCTGGTAGAAGTCGGCCATGTAGGTGGCCACGTTGGGAGCCCGCCTCACCCCGGTGGCGTGGGCAAAGAGGACATCGGGGTACTTCTTGGCGGCCTCGAGGACCGCCTCCCCATACCCGAAGCTGGTGGCAAAGATCACCTTGCACCCTTCCCGCACGAAGCGCTCTATGACGGGCAGGGCCTGGGCCTCGGGCACGCTCTCCACGTACCGGGTCTCCAGCCAAGGCAATGCCGCCTCCGCCTTCTTCCGCCCCAGGTCGTGGGCGTAGGTCCAGCCCGCATCCCCCACCGGGCCCACGTAGATGAAGCAGGCCTTGAGCTTCTCCCCCTGGGCCAGGGCCAGGCCCAGGGCCGCCAACAAGAAGGGTACCCACCTCCGCATACGGCTCACCTCCCCCGCTCAAAGGGCTGGCCCAGGGCCTTAGGGGCCCGGGCGCGGCCCGAGAGGGCCAGGACCAGGATAACCAAAAGGTAGGGCATGGCGGCGAAGGCCTCGGAGGGAATGGGCAGGCTGCCCTGGAGGCGGAACTGCAGGAAAAAGAGGAGGCCGAAGAGGTAGGCGCCCAGAACCGCCCTCAGGGGCTCCCACGCGGCCAGGATCACCAAGGCCACAGCCACCCAGCCGAGGCCCGCCGTCATGCCATCCGTCCAGGACGGGCGGTAGGCCAGGGAGAGGTAGGCCCCGGCGAGGCCGATTAGCCCGCCCCCTAGGGCCAGCGCCCCGTACCGCACCCCGTCCACGCTCACGCCGAAGAGGTCGGCCGCCCTGGGGTTTTCCCCCACGCTCCGGAGGTGGAGCCCGAACCGGGTGCGGTAAAGGAGGTGGTGAAGGCCCAGGGCCAGGAGGAGGGCCAGCAGGGCAAGCCCCCCCTCGGGAAGGGGGTGCTCCAGGGGCACCCCTTCGTAGCGCTTGCCGAGAAGCCCCGAAGCCCCAAGCCCCAGGGCCGCCACGGCAAGCCCGGCCACGAACTGGTTGGCCCTCAGAGTTACGGCGAAGAAGCCCAGGAAGACGCCGCCTAAGACCCCCACCCCCACCCCCGCCAGGAGGCCCAAGGGGGGGGAGGCCCAGAGGGCCACCGCGAAGGCGGCCAGGGCCGCCAGGGCCATGATCCCCTCCACCCCGAGGTTCACCACCCCGCTCCGCTCCCCGAGGAGGGCCCCCAGGGAGGCGAGGAGGAGGGGGGTTCCGAAAAGCACCGCTCGCAACAGCGCCTCTTCCATCAGCGCCTCCAGAGGATCCGATGCCGGCTTACCGCCTCGGCCCCGATGAGAGCGAGGAGCAAAAGCCCGCTGGCCACGTCCACCACCCTGAAGGGCATGGAGAGGGCGAGCTTCAGAGCGTCCGCCCCCGCCAGGATTAGGCCCAAAAGGGGGGCGGTGAGGAGGACCCCGAGGGGCCTTCCCCGGGCGAGCCAGGCCGCCAGGATGGCGGTGAAGCCGTAGCCCAAGGAGATCTGGGCCGGCTCCAGAAGCCTCAGGTGGATCCCCGCCACCTCCCCTACCCCGGCGAGGCCGGAAAGCAGGCCCGAGGTCAGGGCGGCGAGGAGGAGGAGCCTACCCTCTTTGAGCCCTAGGTATCGGGCCGCCTGTGGGTTCTCCCCCAGGACCCGCCAGGCGAAGCCCAGGGGGGTACGGGAGAGGAGAAGCTGGAGGAGGAAGGCCGCCGCCACCCCGAAAAGCAGGGTAGGCCAGGGGACCAGGGTCTCCCCCAGGTGGGGAAGCTGGGCCTCCGGGGGAAACCGGTCGGTGTAGAGGAAACCCAGGGCCATCTGCCCCTTCCATGGGCCCGCCACCAGGTAGACCACCAGGGAGGAGGCCAGGTAGTTCTGCATGAGGGTGGTGAGGATCTCGCTGGCCCCGAAGCGCACCTTGAGCCAGGCGGCAAGGCCCGCCCACAAGGCCCCAAGCCCCCCCCCGAAGAGAAACATGAGGACCGGCGTCCAGGGGCCCGGCGGCAGGAAGAGGGCCGCATAGGTGGCCCCCACCGCCCCCAGGAGGAGCTGCCCCTCGGCCCCGATGTTGAAGAAGCCCACCCGAAAGCCCAGGGCGAGCCCTGCCCCGATGAGGAGGAGAGGGACGGCGCGCCGGGCCACCTCCGCCAGCCCCAAGGGGTCGGTGAGGGGGGAAAGGAGGAGGCCGTAGGCGCGAAGGGGAGCAACCCCATAGGCCAGAAAGAGGACCCCTAGGGCGAGGAGGGCCAGGAGGAGGAAGAGGGCGTAGGCCAGAAGGACCTTCCTGGGGGTGGGGTTCGGGTCCAGCTCCAACCTCACGCCCGCCCCTCCGCCATCATCCGGCCCAGGCGCTCCCGGTTCGCCGCTTCCCGGGAAATGGGCCCCACCAGCCGGCCGCGGTGGAGGGCCGCCACCCGGTGAGCGAGGGCCAGGATCTCGTCCAGATCCTCGCTTATGAGGAGAATGGCGGCCCCCTCCCGCGCCAGGTCCAGAAGCCGGGCATGAACCTCCTCCGCCGCCCCCGCGTCCACCCCGTAGGTGGGGTGCATGGCCAGGACGAGCTTGGGACCCTCCTTGAGCTCCCGGGCCAGGATCACCTTCTGCACGTTACCGCCGGAGAGGGCCCGCACCGGGGTGCGGGGCGTGGGGGCTTGGATGCGGTAGCGGGCGATGAGGGCCTCCGCGTCCCGCTCCATGGCTCTATAGTCCAGAAGTCCGCGCCGGGCGTAGCGGGGGTAGGTGCGCAGGGCGAGGTTCTCCGCCACGCTCATCCCCCCCACCACCCCCATGGCCCGCTCCTCGGGCACGTGGGCCACCCCCAGGGCATAGAGGCGGGCGGGGTCTTCGGGCAAGGGCCTACCCAGGAAGCGGACCCGCCCGCGGTACGGCCTGAGGCCGGCCAGGGCCTCCAGAAGCTCCCGCTGGCCGCTTCCCGCCACCCCGGCGATGCCCAGGACCTCCCCGGCCCTCAGGGCGAAGGAGACCCCCTGGACGGGAAAGCCGTGCCGAGGGACCATGAGGTCCTCCACCTCCAGGACCACCGCCTCCCCGGGCGGGGCGGCCCTGGGGAGGGGGGCCGGGCTCCGCCCCACCATGAGGCGGATCAAGGCGTCCTTGTCCGCCTCCTCGCGCCGCAGCTCCCCCACCTTTTCCCCCGCCCTGAGGACGACCACGCGGTCGGCGATGGCCAGGACCTCGTCCAGCTTGTGGCTGATAAAGAGGACCGCCAGGCCCGAGGACCTCAACCTCCGGATCTCTTGGAAAAGGCCTTCCACCTCCTTGGGGGTGAGGACGCTGGTAGGCTCGTCCAGGACGAGCACTTTGGGGCGGGCAAGGAGGGCCCTGAGGAGCTCTACCCGCTGCTTCTCCCCTGCGGAGAGACGGTGCACGGGCGCCTCGAGGTCCACCCCCAGGGGGTGCCCCGCCAGAAGCCCTTTTAGCCTCGCCACCAGGGCCCTGCGGGAGAAGACGGGGGGCAGGTCCAGGCCCAGGGCCAGGTTCTCCGCCACGGTGTGGGCCTCAATGAGCTCGGGGTGCTGGGGCACGAGGGCGATGCCGAGCCTCTGGGCGGCCCTGGGGGAGGGGATGCGCACCTCCTTGCCCTCGAGGAAAATCCGCCCCTCGTCCGGGGCGTAGAGGCCGTAGAGGAGGCTCACCAGGGTGGTCTTCCCCGCGCCGTTCTCCCCTAGAAGGGCCACCACTTCGCCCCCCCGCACCTCGAGGCTGATCCCCCGGTTGGCCACCACGGGGCCGAAGCGCTTGGTGACGTTCTCCAGCCGCAACATGGAAAGGCCCGTGCGGGCCCGGAGTGAGGATACCATAGCCAAGCCGGGCTACCCGCGCACCGCCCGCAAGGGAACCCCCTCCTCTCGGGCCCAGGCCTCCCAAAGGAGGGCGGGGCGCTCCAGGAAGCGGGCACAGAGCCTGGCGTAGGCGGGGTTGTCCGGGGAGGCCGGGCTGAAGGCCGCCTCTAGGAGCTCGGGAAGCCCCGCCTTCTGGCAGAAGCGGGCCCAAAGGTGCGGCTCGAGGGCCGCGAGGGCCACCTCCCCCTCCTTCGCCCGGTAGACCCCGTAGCAGAGGACGGAACCGTCCAGGAAAGGAAGAGGGGGGTAGGCGATCCCCCTCACCGCCTCGGAGAGGGCCACCTCGTAGACCCCACCCCCTAGAAGAAGCCCCTTCAGGGCCAAGAGGGCCGCCTGGAATGCCCCGGCGAGATCGGCGAACTGAAAAGCTTTCCAGGGAAATCGGCCTAGAAGCCCCGCTTCGGCGAGATAGGTAAGGTCATGCCCAGGATCCGGAACCTCGGGGTAGCCTCGGAGGCGCACATAGACCAGGCGAGGGTTGACCTTCAGGAGCGCTTCTGGCCCTACCCCCAACCGTTCCATCACCCCAGGGCGGTTGGCCTCCAGAAGAAGGGCGCTTTCCTCTACCAGGGCCAGCAAAGCCTCCCGGCCCTCCGCCCTCTTGAGGTCCAGCACCCGCACCTCTTTGCCCCCGTTGAGGAAACGGTAGGCCCCGGGGGCCAGGGTCGCCAGGGGATCCCCCCCGGGGGGCTCCACCTTGAGCACCGGGAAACCCAAGTCCAAAAGGAACTTCCCCGCCAGGGGCCCGGGAAGGAGGCGGGTCAGGTCCAGCACCCTACCGGGGGGCCATGCGGAGGGCGCCATCTAGCCTTATGACCTCCCCGTTCAGCATGGGGTTCTCCACGATGTGGAGGACGAGGGCAGCGTACTCCTCAGGGTGGCCAAGCCGCCGAGGAAAGGGAACCTGCTCCGCCAGGGAAGCCTTCGCCTTCTCGGGCAGGCCTTGTAGGAGAGGGGTATCAAAGAGCCCGGGAGCGAGGGTGACCACCCGGATCCCCCACTCCGCCAGCTCCCGGGCCGCAGGCAGGGTCAGCCCCACCACGCCCCCCTTGCTGGCCGAGTAGGCCGCCTGTCCCACCTGGCCCTCAAAGGCGGCCACGCTGGCGGTATTCACGATAACCCCCCGCTGGCCCTCGGCATCGGGCGGGCTCTCCCGCATAGCCCAGGCCGCCAAGCGGAGGGCGTTAAAGGTGCCCACCAGGTTGACCTCCACCACCCTCCGGAACGAGTCCAGGTCGTGGGGGCCCTCCCGGCCCAGGATTTTGCGGGCAAGGCCCACTCCGGCAGCGTTCACCAGGACGAACAGGGGGGCCTGGGCCACCGCTTCCCGCACCGCCCGCTCCACATCCTCCGGCCGGGTCACATCCCCCTCCACATACCCTAGGCCAGGGTCCTCCCCCCGCCTTAGGTCCAGGACCGTCACCCGGTACCCCCTGGCCGCCAACGCCAGGGCCGTAGCCCGCCCTAATCCCGAAGCCCCACCCGTTACCAAGGCGCTCCGCGTCATGCCAGCCTCTGGAGGATCGTGGCCGTAGCCTGGCCGTGGCCGATGCACATCACCTGCAAACCGAACTCCCCCCCGGTGCGCTCCAGCTCGTAGAGGAGCTTGGTCATGAGGATAGCCCCCGTGGCCCCCAGGGGGTGGCCGTGGGCGATGGCCCCACCATTGGGGTTCACCCGCTCAGGATCGGGGCCAAGCTCCCGCAAGAAGGCGAGGACAACGCTGGCAAAAGCCTCGTTGACCTCTATCACATCCAGGTCCCGCACGGAAAGGCGGGCCCTTTCCAGGGCCTTTCTGGCAGCGGGGACCACCTCCAAAAGCTGGAGCGTGGGGTCTCCCGCCACCACCACCCGGGCCAGGAAGCGGGCCCTGGGGCGAAGGCCCAAGGCCAAGGCCTTCTCCCTCTCCCCTAGGAGCAAGGCAGAGGCCCCATCGGAGATCTGGCTGGAGTTCCCTGCGGTCACCACCCCGTCTTCCCGAAAGACGGGCTTGAGGGCCAGCATCTTCTCGTAGTCGGCATCCGGGCGGACCCCCTCGTCCCGGTCCAGGAGGAAGGGCCTGCCCTCCCCGTCCAAACCCTCCAGAAAGACCATCTGGCTGCGGAACCGGCCTTCAGCCGTGGCCCTCGCCGCCCGCTTGTGGGAAAGGTAGCCCCACTCGTCCAGCTCCTCCCGGCAAAACCCGTATCGCTCGGCGATGCGTTCGGCGCTTTCCCCCTGGTGGACGAGCTCGTATTTTTGGAAAAGCTCAGGGTTCAAGGTGTGGAAGCTTCCGCCGATGTCTGAGAACATGGGCACCCGGGTCATGCTCTCCACCCCGCCGGCGATGGCGAAGTCCAGGTCGCCCGCGGCGATGGCCTGGGCGGCGAAGTGGACCGCCTGCTGGCTGGAGCCGCACATGCGGTTCAGGGTGACCGCGGGCACCTCCCGGGGAAGCCGGGAAAGGAGCACGGCAAGCCGCCCCAGGTTGGCCCCCTGCTCCCCCACCTGGGTCACGCACCCCGTGACCACGTCCCCGATCGCCTTAGGGTCTATCCCCGATCGGTCCAGGAGGGCATCCAGCACCCGGGCATAAAGGGCATCCGGACGCCAGGCTCGCAAGGCCCCGTTCCGCTTACCGATGGGCGTGCGCACCGCCTCGAGGATCACCGGCTCTCCCATCTCTGTGCCCTCCCCTCCAGGCTACCGGGGGTGGCCGAGGTCCGCAAGGACCCTAAGGGTAGGGGCCCAAGGCCCCGGGGTTCCTCACCGCCACAAAGGCCCCGTAGACCCGGCTTGCCCCCGCCCGGAGAAGAGCCTCCTTGGCCCTAAGGAAGGTGGCTCCGCTGGTAAGTACGTCGTCCAAAAGAAGCCAGGGGCCCTCCACCCTAAGGGCGGGGGCGAAGAGGTCCCCGGGGAGCTTGTGGCGGGCCCGTCCCCTGGAGGGCTGGCTTGGGGCGTAGCGCACCCGGCGAAGGGCTCTCCGGTAGGGAAGGCCCAGGAGGCGGGCCACCTCCTGGGCAAGAAGCTCGGGCGGGTTGTACCCCCGGAGGAGAAGCCGGGAAAGAAGGGTGGGCACCGCCGTAACCCCATGGAGGGCCCAACCCGCCTCCCGCACCCCTTCCGCCAGCGGACCGGCCAAAAGGGGAGCCAGGCCGAAGCGCCTGCCGTACTTGAGGGCCCGCACCAGGCCCCCCACCCGGCCATAAAGCCCTAGGTAGACCATCTCCCCATGCCTCTCCGCCCGAAGCCCCTGGCGGCAGGAGGCGCAAAGGAGGGGCTGGTCCAGCCTCCCCCCGCACCCGGGGCAGGCATGGCCCAGAAGCCCCTCAAGCCAGCCCCAAGGCATCCCTTAAGGCCTCGTCAAAGGGAGGGTAGAGAACCCCCTTCTCCGTGACGATGCCGGTGAGGTAGCGGTGGGGGGTCAGGTCAAAGGCCGGATGGTAGGCGGGAAAGCCTTGAGGGGCGAGGCGCACGCCCCTTAGCTCCAGGACCTCCTCGGGAGGCCTCTCCTCTATAGGGATGCCCTCCCCGCTTGGGAGCTTGGGATCCACAGAGGAAAGGGGAAGGGCGGCGTAGAAGGGGATGCCGTGGTGGTGGGCCAGGACCGCCAGGGCGTAGGTGCCGATCTTGTTGGCGAAGTCGCCGTTTAAGGCCATGCGGTCCGCTCCCACGATGACCGCGTCCACCTTTCCCCGGGCCATGAGGAAGCCCGCCATGTTGTCGGCGATGAGGGTGGCGGGAACCCCCGCCTTCATCAGCTCAAAGGCGGTGAGGCGGGCCCCTTGGAGGTAGGGCCGGGTCTCGTCCACCCAAACGTGGGTCACCCGCCCCTGGCGGAACCCCTCCACGATGGCCCCCAAAGCGGTCCCGTAGCCCCCGGTGGCCAGAGGCCCGGTGTTGCAGTGGGTGAGGACCTGGCCCCTCACCACCTTGGCTCCGTAGTGGCTTATCGCCTTCTCCGTCTCCTCCACCTCCCGCCACAGGGCAAAGGCCTCCCTTAGGCTGGCCACGGGATCACCCCAGTGGGGGCGCATCCTGTCTAAGGCGTGAAAGAGGTTGACCGCGGTGGGGCGGCTTTGGCGCAAGAGGTGGTCCGCCGCCTTTAGGTCCTCCCCGGCCAGGTGGGCGAGGACCAGGCCAAAGGCCGCCGCTACCCCGATGGCCGGAGCCCCCCTGACCACCATGGTGCGAATGGCCTCCGCCATCTCCTGAGCGGTGCGCACCGGAACCCAGACCTCCTCTAGGGGAAGCCGCCTTTGGTCCAGAAGCCAAAAAACTCCCTTCTCCTCGTCAAACCGGAAGGGCAGGACCCGCTCCACGGACCCAAGTCTACGCCAGGCGGAGCACCCTATCGTCCCCTGGGCGCACCTGGCCCCGACCGTCCCGGTTGGAGGTGGTGACATAAAGGGCCCCATCCGGCCCCACCTGGACCTCCCGCAGGCGGCCAAAGCCCGAAAGCATAGGCTCCGCCCTGACCACGCGCCACCGGCCCCTTTCCCCCTGAAGCCTAAGGCGTAGGAGGGCCTGTCCCCTGAGCCCGGCCACATAAAGCTCTCCCTTCCAGAAGGCCAGGTTACCGGGAGGAAAGCCTTCGGGCCAAACATAAAGCGGATCCACATAGCCCGGCTCCTCCCCCCGGCCCACCACCTGAGGCCAACCGTAGTTCCCTCCGGGGCGGATCAGGTTGATCTCATCGTAGCCGTAGCCTTGCTCTCCGCTAGGGCCGTGTTCGCTGGCAAAGAGCTCGCCCGTCTCGGGATGCCAGGCCAGCCCCTGGGGATTGCGATGGCCATAGCTCCAGATCTCGGGCCTGGTTCCGGGACGGCCCAAGAAGGGGTTGCCAGGCGCGGGCTCCCCCTCGGGGGTTAGGCGCAGGATCTTGCCCCCTAAGGAGGAAAGGTCCTGGGCCATGGCCCGCTCGTACCCCTCTCCCGTGGTCACATAGAGCATCCCATCGGGACCGAAGGCGATCCGGCCTCCCGAGTGCAGGCCGTGGGGCCGGGCGGGAATCCCGTCCAGGATAACGCGCTCCCACACCCCCCGCTCCCCCAGATGCCGGAGGCGCACCACCTGGTTCCTCAGGCCTCCCTCCTCCACGGTGCGGTAGGCGTAGACGTAGGGCGCCTCGGGAAAGCGGGGGTGGAGGGCAAGGCCCAAAAGCCCAGACTCCCCCCGGCGGTAGACGGGAAGCTCGGCGTAGGTGGAAAGCCTTCCCTCCCTAAAAAGCCGGATCCTCCCAGGCCTTTCCGAGATGAGCATCCCCCCACCGGGCAGAAAGGCCAGGGCCCAGGGGACCTCGAGGCCCCCCACCACCTCCTCGGCCCTTAGCCCCTGGCCCCGGGAAAGCCCTAGGCCCAAAAGCCCCACAAGAAGCCGCCTGCGGCTAAGCATGACCCCTCCTTGGCAAAAGCCTACCAAAGCCGGGCCCCACCCCATGGGGGCGGGGCCCGGTTCCTAAACCCTAAAGGGAAAAGGCTAGGGCCTCACCGTCCCCGAAAGCCTCAAGAGGAACCGTTCCGTCCTATAGCGCACCGTGGCCTCCTGGGCGCTGGTGGCGTTTCCGGAAATTCTGGCCCCCACGTAGAAGGTGCCGCTTTGGATGGCCTGTACCTGGGCGGCCGTGGCCTGGGCCTGCCCCTCCACGCACATCGCCCCCGAGGAGAGGGCCGAGACATCCTTGGTGCCCTCGGCCAGCTTGTTGGCCTCCTGGAAGAGCGTCCCCGCATCCCCGCCCAGATAAGCGGTATAAGCCACACTCCCCTGGAAGCTCGCCCCCGGAGTCTCCGAGGCGAAGCACACCTTATAGTCCAAGGTGACCCCGGTGAGGTTCACCCGGGAGTCGGGGGTGTAGCGGATCTCCACGGGGCCCACCGTCTTGGGGTTGGGGCTGATGCCCCCCTGTCCCACCGTGAAGGTGCCCGAGAGGTCCACAAAGTTCAAGACGTTGAGCTCATAGTTGAAAGGAGCGCTACAGGCGGCAACCCCCAAAAGGAGCCCTACCCAGAACCAGCCCCTAGCCAAAAGCCTGTACCCCTCGCCCTTACGCATCCTTGCCTCCCTTCCGAGACCCCTAGGGTCCTTACCTCCATCCTCCTCAGGGGGGCTTACAAAAACCTTAAACGGGGGAGGAGGCCTACACCCCCTCTCCCCTGACCCAGAAGGGTGGCCTCAGGCCTTGGGGTCCAGGATCACCTTCACCGCCTGGCCTTGGCG contains these protein-coding regions:
- a CDS encoding BMP family ABC transporter substrate-binding protein, yielding MRRWVPFLLAALGLALAQGEKLKACFIYVGPVGDAGWTYAHDLGRKKAEAALPWLETRYVESVPEAQALPVIERFVREGCKVIFATSFGYGEAVLEAAKKYPDVLFAHATGVRRAPNVATYMADFYQVYYLNGLAAGALSRTGKVGYVAAYPIPEVKRHINAFALGVRAVNPKAQVLVRWINAWYDPAKAREATEALLAQGADVFAFTEDSPTVIQTAARKGAYAFGHYTPMLKFAPDHVVSGQIVHWEVIYTDFLKKVKEGVYTAKNLENVDYFWLLKQGAVEMGADYGVPINPKHVPLLQKARMSVGGRQVAVYDRILALLKDMSGPNPSFDPFTGPIRDRKGVVRIPAGRKATLQELLTLEWAAPGVVGDWPGEPR
- a CDS encoding ABC transporter permease subunit, whose amino-acid sequence is MEEALLRAVLFGTPLLLASLGALLGERSGVVNLGVEGIMALAALAAFAVALWASPPLGLLAGVGVGVLGGVFLGFFAVTLRANQFVAGLAVAALGLGASGLLGKRYEGVPLEHPLPEGGLALLALLLALGLHHLLYRTRFGLHLRSVGENPRAADLFGVSVDGVRYGALALGGGLIGLAGAYLSLAYRPSWTDGMTAGLGWVAVALVILAAWEPLRAVLGAYLFGLLFFLQFRLQGSLPIPSEAFAAMPYLLVILVLALSGRARAPKALGQPFERGR
- a CDS encoding ABC transporter permease produces the protein MRLELDPNPTPRKVLLAYALFLLLALLALGVLFLAYGVAPLRAYGLLLSPLTDPLGLAEVARRAVPLLLIGAGLALGFRVGFFNIGAEGQLLLGAVGATYAALFLPPGPWTPVLMFLFGGGLGALWAGLAAWLKVRFGASEILTTLMQNYLASSLVVYLVAGPWKGQMALGFLYTDRFPPEAQLPHLGETLVPWPTLLFGVAAAFLLQLLLSRTPLGFAWRVLGENPQAARYLGLKEGRLLLLAALTSGLLSGLAGVGEVAGIHLRLLEPAQISLGYGFTAILAAWLARGRPLGVLLTAPLLGLILAGADALKLALSMPFRVVDVASGLLLLALIGAEAVSRHRILWRR
- a CDS encoding ABC transporter ATP-binding protein; this encodes MLRLENVTKRFGPVVANRGISLEVRGGEVVALLGENGAGKTTLVSLLYGLYAPDEGRIFLEGKEVRIPSPRAAQRLGIALVPQHPELIEAHTVAENLALGLDLPPVFSRRALVARLKGLLAGHPLGVDLEAPVHRLSAGEKQRVELLRALLARPKVLVLDEPTSVLTPKEVEGLFQEIRRLRSSGLAVLFISHKLDEVLAIADRVVVLRAGEKVGELRREEADKDALIRLMVGRSPAPLPRAAPPGEAVVLEVEDLMVPRHGFPVQGVSFALRAGEVLGIAGVAGSGQRELLEALAGLRPYRGRVRFLGRPLPEDPARLYALGVAHVPEERAMGVVGGMSVAENLALRTYPRYARRGLLDYRAMERDAEALIARYRIQAPTPRTPVRALSGGNVQKVILARELKEGPKLVLAMHPTYGVDAGAAEEVHARLLDLAREGAAILLISEDLDEILALAHRVAALHRGRLVGPISREAANRERLGRMMAEGRA
- a CDS encoding CoA transferase; amino-acid sequence: MAPSAWPPGRVLDLTRLLPGPLAGKFLLDLGFPVLKVEPPGGDPLATLAPGAYRFLNGGKEVRVLDLKRAEGREALLALVEESALLLEANRPGVMERLGVGPEALLKVNPRLVYVRLRGYPEVPDPGHDLTYLAEAGLLGRFPWKAFQFADLAGAFQAALLALKGLLLGGGVYEVALSEAVRGIAYPPLPFLDGSVLCYGVYRAKEGEVALAALEPHLWARFCQKAGLPELLEAAFSPASPDNPAYARLCARFLERPALLWEAWAREEGVPLRAVRG
- a CDS encoding SDR family NAD(P)-dependent oxidoreductase — protein: MTRSALVTGGASGLGRATALALAARGYRVTVLDLRRGEDPGLGYVEGDVTRPEDVERAVREAVAQAPLFVLVNAAGVGLARKILGREGPHDLDSFRRVVEVNLVGTFNALRLAAWAMRESPPDAEGQRGVIVNTASVAAFEGQVGQAAYSASKGGVVGLTLPAARELAEWGIRVVTLAPGLFDTPLLQGLPEKAKASLAEQVPFPRRLGHPEEYAALVLHIVENPMLNGEVIRLDGALRMAPR
- a CDS encoding thiolase family protein, whose amino-acid sequence is MGEPVILEAVRTPIGKRNGALRAWRPDALYARVLDALLDRSGIDPKAIGDVVTGCVTQVGEQGANLGRLAVLLSRLPREVPAVTLNRMCGSSQQAVHFAAQAIAAGDLDFAIAGGVESMTRVPMFSDIGGSFHTLNPELFQKYELVHQGESAERIAERYGFCREELDEWGYLSHKRAARATAEGRFRSQMVFLEGLDGEGRPFLLDRDEGVRPDADYEKMLALKPVFREDGVVTAGNSSQISDGASALLLGEREKALALGLRPRARFLARVVVAGDPTLQLLEVVPAARKALERARLSVRDLDVIEVNEAFASVVLAFLRELGPDPERVNPNGGAIAHGHPLGATGAILMTKLLYELERTGGEFGLQVMCIGHGQATATILQRLA
- a CDS encoding ComF family protein; translation: MPWGWLEGLLGHACPGCGGRLDQPLLCASCRQGLRAERHGEMVYLGLYGRVGGLVRALKYGRRFGLAPLLAGPLAEGVREAGWALHGVTAVPTLLSRLLLRGYNPPELLAQEVARLLGLPYRRALRRVRYAPSQPSRGRARHKLPGDLFAPALRVEGPWLLLDDVLTSGATFLRAKEALLRAGASRVYGAFVAVRNPGALGPYP
- the mtnA gene encoding S-methyl-5-thioribose-1-phosphate isomerase yields the protein MERVLPFRFDEEKGVFWLLDQRRLPLEEVWVPVRTAQEMAEAIRTMVVRGAPAIGVAAAFGLVLAHLAGEDLKAADHLLRQSRPTAVNLFHALDRMRPHWGDPVASLREAFALWREVEETEKAISHYGAKVVRGQVLTHCNTGPLATGGYGTALGAIVEGFRQGRVTHVWVDETRPYLQGARLTAFELMKAGVPATLIADNMAGFLMARGKVDAVIVGADRMALNGDFANKIGTYALAVLAHHHGIPFYAALPLSSVDPKLPSGEGIPIEERPPEEVLELRGVRLAPQGFPAYHPAFDLTPHRYLTGIVTEKGVLYPPFDEALRDALGLA
- a CDS encoding PQQ-dependent sugar dehydrogenase, coding for MLSRRRLLVGLLGLGLSRGQGLRAEEVVGGLEVPWALAFLPGGGMLISERPGRIRLFREGRLSTYAELPVYRRGESGLLGLALHPRFPEAPYVYAYRTVEEGGLRNQVVRLRHLGERGVWERVILDGIPARPHGLHSGGRIAFGPDGMLYVTTGEGYERAMAQDLSSLGGKILRLTPEGEPAPGNPFLGRPGTRPEIWSYGHRNPQGLAWHPETGELFASEHGPSGEQGYGYDEINLIRPGGNYGWPQVVGRGEEPGYVDPLYVWPEGFPPGNLAFWKGELYVAGLRGQALLRLRLQGERGRWRVVRAEPMLSGFGRLREVQVGPDGALYVTTSNRDGRGQVRPGDDRVLRLA